In Leisingera methylohalidivorans DSM 14336, a single genomic region encodes these proteins:
- the dxs gene encoding 1-deoxy-D-xylulose-5-phosphate synthase, translated as MSDRPNTPLLDQIARPADLKGLSDTQLAQVAHELRQETIAAVSVTGGHLGAGLGVVELTTALHAVFDTPRDKVIWDVSHQCYPHKILTGRRDRIRTLRMKDGLSGFTKRSESSYDPFGAAHSSTSISAALGFAVARDLGGVIPEGIGDAIAVIGDGSMSAGMAFEAMNNAGHLGKRLIVILNDNEMSIAPPVGALSSYLSRLYAGEPFQELKAAAKGAVSLLPEPFREGAKRAKDMLKGMAVGGTMFEALGFSYLGPIDGHDMDQLLPVLRTVKARATGPILVHVLTKKGKGYAPAEAARDKGHATAKFDMVTGEQTKAPSNAPSYTSVFGNELVKLAAKDDKICAVTAAMPDGTGLNLMAERYPSRTFDVGIAEQHGVTFAAALAAGGMKPFCAMYSTFLQRGYDQVVHDVAIQRLPVRFAIDRAGLVGADGATHAGSFDIGFMANLPGMVVMAAADEAELARMVATAAAHDDGPIAFRYPRGEGEGVEMPETPEVLKIGKGRMIQQGKRVALLSFGTRLGEVKNAAEALAAKGITPSIADARFAKPLDRDLILQLAADHEALITIEEGAVGGFGSHVAQLLAEEGVFDSGLKFRSMVLPDTFIDQASPADMYETAAMNAPQIEAKVLQVLGVATIGEKRA; from the coding sequence ATGTCCGACCGGCCGAACACTCCGCTTTTGGACCAGATCGCGCGCCCCGCGGATCTGAAGGGTCTGTCTGACACACAGTTGGCTCAGGTCGCCCACGAGCTGCGGCAGGAAACCATTGCGGCGGTTTCTGTCACCGGTGGCCATCTGGGCGCGGGTCTCGGTGTGGTCGAGCTGACCACTGCATTGCACGCCGTCTTTGACACCCCGCGGGACAAGGTGATCTGGGACGTCTCCCACCAGTGCTATCCGCATAAGATCCTGACCGGGCGCCGCGACCGCATCCGCACCCTGCGCATGAAGGACGGTCTCAGCGGTTTCACCAAACGTTCCGAATCCTCATATGACCCCTTTGGCGCCGCCCACAGTTCCACCTCGATCAGCGCCGCGCTGGGTTTTGCAGTAGCACGCGACCTCGGCGGCGTGATCCCCGAGGGCATCGGCGACGCCATCGCGGTGATCGGCGACGGGTCAATGTCGGCAGGCATGGCGTTTGAAGCGATGAACAACGCAGGCCATCTGGGCAAGCGGCTGATCGTCATCCTGAACGACAACGAGATGTCGATTGCACCGCCGGTGGGCGCGCTGTCCTCCTATTTGTCGCGGCTCTATGCGGGCGAGCCTTTCCAGGAGCTGAAAGCCGCCGCCAAAGGTGCGGTCTCGCTGCTGCCCGAGCCCTTCCGCGAAGGTGCTAAACGCGCAAAGGATATGCTTAAGGGCATGGCCGTCGGCGGCACAATGTTCGAGGCACTCGGCTTCTCCTACCTTGGACCAATCGACGGCCACGACATGGACCAGCTGCTGCCTGTGCTGCGCACGGTCAAAGCCCGCGCCACTGGCCCGATTCTGGTCCATGTCCTCACCAAAAAGGGCAAAGGCTACGCCCCGGCGGAAGCCGCTCGCGACAAAGGCCACGCTACCGCCAAATTCGACATGGTGACGGGTGAGCAGACAAAAGCGCCCTCCAACGCGCCTTCCTACACTTCGGTCTTCGGCAATGAACTGGTGAAGCTGGCCGCCAAGGACGACAAGATCTGCGCCGTTACTGCGGCCATGCCCGACGGCACCGGGCTGAACCTGATGGCAGAGCGCTACCCCTCGCGCACCTTCGACGTCGGTATTGCCGAACAGCACGGCGTGACCTTTGCCGCGGCGCTGGCAGCCGGCGGCATGAAGCCGTTCTGCGCGATGTATTCCACTTTCCTGCAGCGCGGTTACGACCAGGTGGTGCACGATGTGGCGATCCAACGCTTGCCGGTCCGCTTTGCCATCGACCGCGCCGGGCTGGTAGGTGCGGATGGCGCCACCCATGCCGGCAGCTTCGACATCGGTTTCATGGCCAACTTGCCGGGCATGGTGGTGATGGCCGCCGCCGACGAGGCTGAACTGGCCCGTATGGTCGCCACTGCCGCCGCCCATGACGACGGCCCCATCGCCTTCCGCTATCCGCGCGGCGAAGGCGAAGGCGTCGAGATGCCGGAGACCCCCGAAGTGCTGAAAATCGGCAAGGGGCGGATGATCCAGCAGGGCAAACGCGTCGCGCTGCTGTCCTTTGGCACACGCCTGGGTGAAGTCAAAAATGCTGCCGAGGCGCTCGCCGCCAAGGGCATCACCCCCTCAATCGCTGACGCCCGATTTGCGAAACCTCTGGACCGGGACCTGATCCTGCAGCTGGCTGCAGACCACGAGGCGTTGATCACCATCGAGGAAGGTGCGGTGGGCGGCTTCGGATCCCATGTGGCGCAGCTTCTGGCCGAGGAAGGCGTTTTTGACAGCGGCCTCAAGTTCCGCTCGATGGTTCTGCCTGATACCTTCATCGACCAGGCCAGCCCCGCGGACATGTATGAGACTGCAGCGATGAACGCACCGCAGATCGAAGCCAAAGTGCTGCAAGTGCTGGGCGTCGCAACGATTGGCGAAAAGCGGGCTTAA
- a CDS encoding polyprenyl synthetase family protein: protein MTAAADTQTRPFAQALKDAQARIAAHMELRLAGRDELHAAMRYAVTGGKMLRGFLVLESASLHGVSMEAAIEAALAIECIHAYSLVHDDLPCMDDDDLRRGQPTVHRKWDESMAVLAGDSLQSFAFELLADRKVGPHALTLIRGLAQASGKDGMVSGQMLDIAAETAAGPLTLEQITRLQGRKTGCLIEWSASAGAVLAGDDTAPLRQYARALGLAFQIADDILDVEGDAAKVGKAVRKDADAGKATFVSLLGLTEAKARARELCEEACAALSPYGAAAGTLKEAARFVIARDS from the coding sequence ATGACCGCCGCAGCAGACACCCAAACGCGCCCCTTTGCACAAGCGCTGAAGGACGCACAGGCCCGCATCGCCGCACATATGGAACTGCGGCTGGCGGGCCGTGACGAGCTGCACGCCGCCATGCGCTACGCCGTCACCGGCGGCAAGATGCTGCGCGGATTTCTGGTACTGGAAAGCGCCAGTCTGCATGGGGTTTCAATGGAGGCCGCAATCGAGGCAGCCCTCGCCATCGAATGCATCCATGCCTACTCGCTGGTGCATGACGACTTGCCCTGCATGGACGACGATGATCTGCGCCGCGGCCAGCCCACCGTGCACCGCAAATGGGACGAGTCAATGGCGGTGCTGGCAGGCGACAGCCTGCAAAGCTTTGCCTTTGAACTGCTGGCGGACCGCAAGGTTGGCCCCCATGCGCTGACCCTGATCCGCGGCCTGGCGCAAGCTTCCGGCAAGGACGGCATGGTCTCGGGCCAGATGCTGGATATTGCAGCGGAAACCGCGGCCGGGCCACTGACGCTGGAGCAGATCACCCGGCTGCAGGGCCGCAAGACCGGCTGCCTGATCGAATGGTCCGCCTCCGCCGGCGCTGTGCTGGCGGGCGACGACACGGCACCGCTACGGCAATACGCACGCGCCCTGGGCCTTGCTTTCCAGATCGCAGACGACATTTTGGATGTCGAGGGTGATGCCGCCAAGGTCGGCAAGGCCGTGCGCAAGGATGCCGACGCCGGCAAGGCAACCTTTGTCTCGTTGCTGGGCCTGACAGAAGCCAAAGCACGTGCAAGGGAACTGTGCGAGGAGGCCTGTGCCGCCCTTTCCCCCTATGGCGCGGCCGCCGGAACCTTGAAGGAAGCCGCGCGCTTCGTTATTGCGCGCGACAGCTAA
- a CDS encoding exodeoxyribonuclease VII small subunit, whose amino-acid sequence MTETPVDQMSFEQAMRELEGVVDQLERGDVALDASIDLYTRGAALKKRCEDELKRAEEKVAAITLDANGTPKGTQPLDAG is encoded by the coding sequence ATGACTGAGACCCCCGTAGACCAGATGAGCTTTGAACAGGCGATGCGCGAGCTGGAAGGTGTGGTGGACCAGCTTGAGCGCGGGGACGTGGCGCTGGATGCCTCGATCGACCTCTATACCCGGGGCGCCGCGCTGAAGAAGCGCTGCGAGGACGAGCTGAAACGCGCCGAGGAAAAGGTCGCCGCCATCACGCTGGACGCGAACGGCACTCCCAAGGGCACCCAGCCGCTGGACGCCGGCTAA
- a CDS encoding histone deacetylase family protein: MTTALITHADCLNHITPDGHPEQVARLEHILHALDPLELKRVTAPMAAEDDILRIHPASYLSDLRKASPAEGWAQIDGDTFMSPGSLDAAFRAAGAAVRGVDMVLGGEVQNAFAAVRPPGHHAETGTAMGFCLFGNAALAAKHALDHHGLSRVAVVDFDVHHGNGTQDLLWDEPRALVITSQQMPLWPGSGRPDEDGAHGTILNMPLAPGSGRAEMQAAYEGQAFPRLRAFKPELILISAGFDAHQDDPLASLNWATADFAWITAELCKLASDLCQGRIVSTLEGGYDLNALAAATRAHVEELIKAPA; encoded by the coding sequence ATGACCACCGCCCTGATCACCCATGCCGACTGCCTGAACCACATCACCCCTGACGGTCATCCGGAACAGGTCGCACGGCTGGAGCACATCCTGCACGCGCTGGACCCCTTGGAGCTGAAACGCGTCACCGCGCCGATGGCCGCCGAAGACGATATTCTGCGCATCCACCCGGCGTCCTACCTCTCGGACTTGCGTAAAGCCTCCCCTGCGGAGGGCTGGGCACAGATAGACGGCGACACGTTCATGTCCCCCGGATCTCTGGATGCGGCCTTCCGCGCAGCGGGCGCGGCGGTGCGCGGTGTCGATATGGTGCTGGGCGGCGAGGTGCAGAACGCTTTTGCCGCCGTGCGCCCGCCGGGACACCACGCGGAGACCGGTACTGCCATGGGATTCTGCCTGTTCGGCAATGCCGCGCTGGCCGCCAAACACGCGCTGGACCATCACGGCCTCAGCCGGGTCGCGGTGGTGGATTTCGACGTGCACCACGGCAACGGCACCCAGGATCTCTTGTGGGACGAACCGCGCGCTCTGGTGATCACCAGCCAGCAGATGCCGCTCTGGCCCGGCTCCGGCCGCCCGGATGAGGACGGCGCCCATGGCACTATCCTGAACATGCCGCTGGCGCCGGGCTCCGGCCGGGCGGAGATGCAGGCGGCCTATGAGGGTCAGGCCTTCCCGCGCCTGCGCGCGTTCAAACCGGAGCTGATCCTCATCTCGGCCGGCTTTGACGCCCACCAGGACGATCCCCTTGCCAGCCTCAACTGGGCCACAGCCGATTTCGCCTGGATCACCGCCGAGCTTTGCAAACTCGCCAGTGATCTCTGCCAGGGCCGTATCGTCTCGACTTTGGAAGGCGGATATGATCTGAACGCGCTGGCCGCCGCAACGCGCGCGCATGTGGAAGAATTGATAAAGGCACCGGCATGA
- a CDS encoding response regulator: MSMNDAHLLIVDDDERIRSLLKKFLMRSGFLVTAARDAAHARRVLAGLDFDLIVMDVMMPGEDGISLTKSLRETMATPILLLTAKGETEDRIAGLEAGADDYLPKPFEPKELLLRVNAILRRMPDTVAQESALKVLHLGAIRYDIERGEMWQGDELIRLTGTESQLMKIFSAQPGEPVSRTKLVEDLGRDRGQAQERAVDVQITRLRRKIEPNPKQPQYLQTVRGAGYMLAPD, from the coding sequence ATGAGCATGAATGACGCCCATCTGCTGATCGTCGACGACGACGAGCGCATCCGCAGCCTTCTGAAAAAATTTCTGATGCGGTCCGGCTTTCTGGTAACGGCAGCGCGGGATGCGGCCCATGCCCGGCGGGTGCTGGCGGGGCTGGATTTTGACCTGATCGTCATGGATGTGATGATGCCCGGCGAGGACGGTATCTCGCTGACTAAATCGCTGCGTGAGACCATGGCCACACCGATCCTGCTGCTGACTGCCAAGGGCGAAACCGAAGACCGCATCGCTGGCCTGGAGGCCGGTGCAGATGACTACCTGCCCAAACCCTTTGAGCCGAAGGAGCTGCTGCTGCGGGTGAACGCGATCCTGCGGCGGATGCCGGACACGGTGGCACAGGAAAGCGCCCTCAAAGTGCTGCACCTGGGCGCCATCCGCTATGACATTGAACGCGGCGAGATGTGGCAGGGCGACGAGCTGATCCGCCTCACCGGCACCGAAAGCCAGCTGATGAAGATCTTCTCGGCCCAACCCGGCGAGCCAGTGTCCCGCACCAAGCTGGTCGAAGATCTGGGCCGCGACCGCGGTCAGGCGCAGGAACGCGCGGTGGACGTGCAGATCACCCGCCTGCGCCGCAAGATCGAGCCGAACCCGAAACAGCCGCAATATCTGCAGACGGTGCGCGGCGCGGGCTATATGCTGGCACCCGACTAG
- a CDS encoding MarR family winged helix-turn-helix transcriptional regulator: protein MPEGRTGQGYGGESLLFLTDEQLRQGIEAMFFAYRGFTADPDRILAELSYGRAHHRAVHFINRSPGTTVNNLLSILGVTKQSLNRVLRTLIGDGLVISKVGELDKRERHLYLTDQGAALEATLSDAQRSRMRAAFKDAGPEAVQGFKKVLEAMMDADMRRAYAKLRD from the coding sequence ATGCCTGAAGGCCGGACAGGGCAGGGATACGGCGGCGAAAGCCTGCTGTTTCTGACGGATGAGCAGCTGCGCCAGGGGATCGAGGCAATGTTTTTTGCCTACCGCGGCTTTACGGCCGATCCGGACCGGATTCTGGCAGAATTGTCCTATGGCCGGGCGCATCACAGGGCGGTCCACTTTATCAACCGTTCGCCCGGCACGACAGTGAACAACCTTCTCAGCATACTGGGTGTCACCAAACAATCGCTGAACCGGGTGCTGCGCACATTGATCGGCGACGGCCTGGTGATCAGCAAGGTGGGTGAGCTGGATAAGCGCGAGCGGCATCTGTACCTGACCGATCAGGGCGCGGCTCTGGAGGCCACGCTGTCGGATGCCCAGCGCTCCCGGATGCGCGCCGCCTTCAAGGATGCAGGCCCCGAGGCAGTACAAGGCTTCAAGAAAGTGCTTGAGGCAATGATGGATGCGGATATGCGCCGTGCCTATGCCAAGCTGCGGGATTGA
- a CDS encoding branched-chain amino acid aminotransferase: MAGYDDRDGVIWMDGELVEWRDAKVHILTHAMHYASSVFEGERAYNGKIFKSREHSERLIASAEALDMPMPYTVDQIEAAKDEALKASGLQDAYVRALVWRGSGDDMGVASAANPVRMAIAVWGWGAYYGDAKMQGAKLAIAEWKRPSPETIPVHAKAAGLYMICTISKHKATAQGCSDALFMDWRGYVAEATGANIFFVKDGEVHTPLADCFLNGITRQTVIQMLKDKGITVHERRIKPEEMEGFEQCWLTGTAAEVTPVGEIGPYKFEVGALTREIAEDYEKLVRA, from the coding sequence ATGGCAGGTTATGACGACCGCGACGGTGTTATCTGGATGGATGGGGAATTGGTCGAGTGGCGGGATGCCAAGGTGCATATTCTGACCCATGCCATGCATTATGCCTCCTCCGTGTTCGAAGGCGAGCGCGCCTATAACGGCAAGATCTTCAAGAGCCGCGAGCATTCCGAACGCCTGATCGCATCGGCCGAGGCGCTGGACATGCCGATGCCTTACACGGTCGATCAGATCGAGGCGGCCAAGGATGAGGCGCTGAAGGCTTCCGGCCTGCAGGATGCCTATGTGCGGGCGCTGGTCTGGCGCGGGTCCGGTGATGATATGGGCGTGGCCTCGGCTGCCAACCCGGTGCGGATGGCAATCGCGGTCTGGGGCTGGGGCGCCTACTATGGCGACGCCAAAATGCAGGGCGCCAAGCTGGCGATTGCCGAATGGAAACGCCCGTCGCCGGAGACCATCCCGGTCCATGCCAAGGCGGCAGGCCTTTACATGATCTGCACCATATCCAAGCACAAAGCGACCGCGCAGGGCTGCTCGGACGCGCTGTTCATGGACTGGCGCGGGTATGTGGCCGAGGCGACCGGCGCCAACATTTTCTTCGTGAAGGATGGCGAGGTGCACACCCCGCTGGCGGATTGCTTCCTCAATGGCATCACCCGCCAGACCGTGATCCAGATGCTGAAAGACAAGGGCATCACTGTGCATGAGCGCCGTATCAAGCCGGAGGAAATGGAAGGCTTCGAGCAGTGCTGGCTGACTGGCACCGCCGCCGAAGTTACACCGGTTGGCGAGATCGGACCCTACAAATTCGAGGTCGGCGCGCTGACCCGTGAGATCGCTGAGGACTACGAAAAACTGGTCCGCGCGTAA
- a CDS encoding MgtC/SapB family protein, with protein MDLSIAYVSYWELCLRLICAAAAGALLGLDRELRHRKVGMRTYMIVSLGAAGFTLITMELAMEAQTLEMGTDPTRIMQGIVGAIGFLGAGAIIHGDERVGGMATAASLWAAGGVGMASGLGYYVHAVLLALLAAGILALSRLMSNRGREDRPDVRD; from the coding sequence ATGGACCTGAGTATTGCTTATGTGAGCTATTGGGAGCTGTGTCTGCGCCTGATCTGCGCTGCTGCTGCCGGGGCGCTGTTGGGCCTCGACCGGGAACTGCGGCATCGCAAGGTGGGCATGCGGACCTATATGATTGTCTCGCTTGGGGCGGCGGGTTTTACCTTGATCACCATGGAATTGGCGATGGAGGCGCAGACCCTTGAAATGGGAACTGACCCGACTCGCATCATGCAGGGGATTGTCGGAGCGATAGGCTTTCTAGGCGCCGGTGCGATCATACATGGCGATGAGCGGGTCGGAGGGATGGCGACGGCGGCCAGCCTTTGGGCGGCCGGGGGTGTCGGCATGGCCTCGGGGCTAGGCTATTATGTTCATGCGGTGCTGCTGGCGCTGCTCGCCGCCGGCATTCTGGCCCTGAGCCGGTTGATGAGCAACCGCGGCCGGGAGGACCGGCCGGATGTCCGTGACTGA
- a CDS encoding AraC family transcriptional regulator, with product MSHTAFAQEFAAKMEVTPMQYLTGRRLQIAGQGLTEQGLTVADAAEIAG from the coding sequence ATGTCGCACACTGCCTTCGCTCAGGAGTTTGCCGCCAAGATGGAGGTGACACCGATGCAATACCTGACCGGCCGGCGGCTGCAGATCGCCGGCCAGGGGTTGACGGAACAGGGGCTGACAGTGGCCGATGCCGCGGAAATTGCCGGCTAA
- a CDS encoding LysR substrate-binding domain-containing protein, with amino-acid sequence MRLPNLNALRMFDAAARHLNFGRAAEELHLTQGAVAQQVRRLEADLGHKLFHRHARGLTLTDTGRSYHAPVSQALTLVRDATDKLSPAVQRVILSVPPSFASKWLVPRLPEFEATHPDIELRVVAEESLTDFKRDGIGIAIRQGRKPQERGLNSALLSLVDLVAVGRPDMALTLGKTPDLADLAQYTLIQDGHRHWDLLLRHEGLSATGRVLQFNQTALAMDAAINGQGIALVPRIFLGSQPLEVLWQAPRLGDQGFYVLWPSAKGRAKAVVDWLLRQ; translated from the coding sequence ATGCGCTTGCCCAACCTCAACGCCCTGCGGATGTTTGACGCTGCTGCCCGCCACCTGAACTTCGGCCGTGCGGCCGAGGAGCTGCATCTGACCCAAGGTGCCGTTGCCCAGCAGGTGCGCAGGCTGGAGGCGGATCTGGGACATAAGCTGTTCCACCGCCATGCACGCGGGCTGACGCTGACGGATACCGGGCGCAGTTACCACGCGCCGGTGAGTCAGGCTCTGACGCTGGTTCGCGACGCGACGGACAAGCTGTCGCCGGCGGTGCAGCGGGTGATACTGTCAGTGCCGCCTTCCTTTGCGTCAAAATGGCTGGTGCCGCGGCTGCCGGAGTTCGAAGCAACGCATCCGGATATTGAATTGCGGGTGGTGGCCGAGGAAAGCCTGACTGATTTCAAACGCGATGGGATCGGCATTGCTATCCGTCAGGGCCGCAAGCCGCAGGAGAGAGGTTTGAATTCCGCCCTTCTTTCGCTTGTCGATCTGGTCGCCGTGGGACGGCCGGATATGGCTCTGACTTTGGGAAAAACTCCAGATCTCGCTGACTTGGCGCAGTACACGTTGATCCAGGACGGGCACCGGCATTGGGATCTGCTGCTGCGTCACGAGGGGCTTAGTGCAACCGGACGGGTCCTGCAATTCAACCAGACCGCTCTGGCGATGGATGCGGCCATCAACGGCCAGGGCATCGCACTGGTGCCGCGGATATTTCTTGGCAGTCAGCCGCTGGAGGTCCTGTGGCAAGCACCCCGTCTGGGGGACCAGGGATTTTATGTGCTGTGGCCTAGCGCAAAAGGCCGGGCCAAGGCAGTGGTGGACTGGCTGCTGCGCCAGTAG
- a CDS encoding SDR family oxidoreductase produces MDMTKVALFTAAGSGMGAEAARHLHELGYEVAILSSSGKGEALAQELGGVGHTGSNLGQKVLQALVDKAMDRWGRIDVLVNSAGHGPKGDIMEISDDDWHLGMEYYLMNVIRPVRLAAPIMAAQGQGSIINISTFAAFEPDPLFPTSGVFRAGLASFTKLFADKFAARGVRMNNVLPGFIDSLPETEDRKARIPMGRYGTSREISALIAYLASEEAAYTTGQNIRVDGGLTRAV; encoded by the coding sequence ATGGACATGACCAAAGTTGCTCTCTTCACCGCCGCAGGCAGCGGCATGGGCGCCGAGGCCGCCCGCCATCTTCACGAACTGGGGTATGAGGTTGCCATTCTCTCTTCCTCTGGCAAGGGCGAGGCCCTGGCGCAGGAACTGGGCGGGGTGGGGCATACCGGCTCTAACCTTGGGCAAAAGGTCCTGCAGGCGCTGGTGGACAAGGCGATGGACCGCTGGGGACGGATCGACGTTCTGGTCAATTCCGCAGGTCACGGGCCCAAGGGCGACATTATGGAAATCAGCGATGACGACTGGCATCTGGGGATGGAATACTACCTGATGAACGTGATCCGACCGGTCCGGCTGGCGGCCCCGATCATGGCAGCGCAGGGGCAAGGCTCGATCATCAACATCTCGACGTTTGCAGCGTTTGAGCCGGATCCGCTTTTCCCCACGTCCGGCGTGTTCCGGGCCGGGCTGGCGAGCTTTACCAAGCTTTTTGCGGACAAATTCGCGGCCCGGGGCGTGCGGATGAACAACGTGCTGCCGGGTTTCATCGACAGCCTGCCCGAAACCGAGGACCGCAAAGCCCGCATTCCTATGGGCCGATACGGCACCTCGCGTGAGATTTCTGCGCTGATTGCTTATCTGGCCTCGGAAGAAGCCGCTTACACAACTGGCCAGAACATACGCGTCGACGGGGGGCTGACCCGTGCCGTCTGA
- a CDS encoding DUF6552 family protein: MPSDAQALPKATTLNPAFVLKWAASIVQILGYSATAWGLHPWNIYLFLAGLTGWFLVGVLWNDRAIMLIHLVALGAMISGIWSS, translated from the coding sequence GTGCCGTCTGACGCTCAGGCCTTGCCAAAAGCAACCACGCTCAACCCGGCATTTGTTCTGAAATGGGCCGCGTCCATCGTGCAGATCCTTGGATACTCTGCCACCGCGTGGGGCTTGCACCCCTGGAACATCTATCTGTTCCTGGCTGGTCTCACGGGTTGGTTCCTGGTTGGCGTGCTGTGGAACGACCGGGCGATCATGCTGATCCACCTTGTGGCGCTTGGCGCGATGATTTCCGGCATCTGGTCCAGTTAG
- a CDS encoding DMT family transporter, whose amino-acid sequence MANSLTSHRPALAVLLKVTAIALFTALSGIIKATSETVPAGEAVFFRSFFAIPVIVAWLAARGELRHGLITTKPMFHVWRGLVGTSAMGLTFMGLALLPLPEVTAIGYATPIFTLILAALFLGETIRLVRISAVAIGLLGVLIMIWPRLGGDLEDGAMLGVLLVVGATVARGFVQIHIRRMVQSEHTAAIVFYFSLTASGLALLTAPFGWVIPDPQTTALLISAGLVGGVAQILVTSSYRFAPASMLAPYDYASMIFAIVIGYVWFEEWPTLVMLAGAALVISGNVLVIWREHRLGLQRGKAKPMIDPKGG is encoded by the coding sequence ATGGCAAACTCCTTAACATCGCATCGGCCTGCGCTGGCAGTCCTGTTGAAAGTAACCGCCATTGCGCTGTTCACTGCGCTGTCCGGGATCATCAAGGCAACATCTGAAACTGTGCCGGCAGGGGAAGCGGTGTTCTTTCGCTCCTTTTTTGCGATTCCGGTAATTGTCGCATGGCTGGCCGCGCGCGGCGAGCTGCGGCACGGGCTGATCACCACAAAGCCGATGTTTCACGTGTGGCGCGGGCTGGTCGGAACCTCGGCGATGGGGTTGACCTTTATGGGGCTGGCGCTGCTGCCGCTGCCGGAGGTCACCGCCATCGGCTATGCCACCCCGATTTTCACCCTGATCCTGGCGGCGCTGTTCCTCGGCGAAACCATCCGCCTGGTGCGGATCAGCGCCGTTGCGATTGGCCTGCTTGGCGTGCTGATCATGATCTGGCCGCGGCTGGGCGGCGATCTGGAGGATGGCGCTATGCTGGGCGTGCTGCTGGTGGTCGGCGCCACGGTGGCCCGCGGTTTTGTACAGATTCACATCCGCCGGATGGTGCAGTCGGAACACACCGCGGCGATCGTGTTCTATTTCTCACTGACCGCCTCGGGCCTGGCGCTGCTGACCGCACCCTTTGGCTGGGTGATCCCGGACCCGCAAACAACCGCGCTGCTGATCAGCGCCGGGCTGGTCGGCGGGGTGGCACAGATCCTAGTTACCTCTTCTTATCGCTTTGCGCCTGCGTCGATGCTGGCGCCCTATGACTATGCCTCTATGATTTTTGCAATCGTCATTGGCTATGTCTGGTTCGAGGAATGGCCGACGCTGGTGATGCTGGCCGGGGCAGCGCTGGTCATTTCCGGCAATGTTCTGGTGATCTGGCGCGAACACCGGCTGGGCCTGCAGCGCGGCAAGGCCAAGCCGATGATCGACCCCAAGGGCGGATAA